CGTCAGCATCGAAACCCGCAAGCCTTGGTTTGAAGCACATTCCGGCAAACGTCCGCTTTATGTCTTGAAAAACCATAGCGGCGAATTGCTGGCATGGGGCAGCTTCAGCGATTATTATCCGCGCCACGCGTATCACATCAGTGCGGAAATCAGTATTTATGTCCGACACAATATGCGCGGGGTCGGCGTGGGTAAAATCCTGCTGCGCAATATGTTGGAGCGCGCGCCCTCCTTGGGTATTAAAAATGTTTTGGCCGTGATTTTCGGACACAACCACCCCAGCCTGCATCTTTTCCACTCGTTCGGTTTTCAAGAATGGGGCAGATTGCCCGCAGTGTGCGATTTGGAAACATTTGAAGCGGATGTGGTTATCTTGGGCAAACGGATAACGTAATTTCCTCTAAAGAACCCAACCTGAAAGATCATGCATATGAGTAAAAAGGTCGTCTGAAATCTACTTTCAGACGACCTTTCATTTTATTTGACGAACTTCAATACCTTGCCTGACTTGGCGGGCTCTCCGTCAGTTGGCTTATCTGCCGCCAGCTCCTGCT
Above is a window of Neisseria mucosa DNA encoding:
- a CDS encoding N-acetyltransferase, yielding MEYTITLAKTEDLPDIVEIYNSTIEARQSTADLSPVSIETRKPWFEAHSGKRPLYVLKNHSGELLAWGSFSDYYPRHAYHISAEISIYVRHNMRGVGVGKILLRNMLERAPSLGIKNVLAVIFGHNHPSLHLFHSFGFQEWGRLPAVCDLETFEADVVILGKRIT